The following are encoded together in the Ketobacter sp. MCCC 1A13808 genome:
- a CDS encoding ankyrin repeat domain-containing protein — protein MKTIPIVITLVILMLFGGALYLNQEFQVLRAGVLYIKDKVSQECHRDYTQLLTEIHGEQQITQYAERVLQRKQICERKMGSGKAIEQLPQATKEFIRAQITPAWKELYTQELVEVNRIFELEGGEKLLFPERFPALEVEDTAQFSNLDLDYYRRYAREVIAVSQAMMDYYNGSGEEQVIANQLIQRVIAADENYAPAYVASARHLLASTYRIGRIYRDNGLNRAKVLINKALELDPDLAAAHSLLAYWSLQNFSLQEAQNELDQTRALDANDPWVEVNQARLYGKSFLNKRAESYHHFELSAHNKALPSLPRAIAYSELAELECETGNVKTAKKYYAEMIKLQPNISWGRGNLISRILLNCADPVWAERAGKETLTLLNYGLARQHYGWVLFTKAAQLHAEGKLQEARSVWQQALTLTDSYQEFYIRAAAFNDHKLFLVIYHQLPQLANVKREARADHGKSMLHLAIMNQRTATARWLIDQRISMDSKDDQGFNAMHFAAQTGQVEIMPLLKANGVGINVTGEPSGMSPLMQAIEYKQDDAALWLMKNGAEINHSTTSGLTVLGHAVTVGNVKIAEALLQAGANRGVIIYDQYTLQQAAVELKDDAMLAMLKRYPGTG, from the coding sequence ATGAAGACGATACCCATTGTTATAACGCTGGTCATATTAATGCTCTTTGGGGGAGCTCTATATCTAAATCAGGAATTTCAGGTTTTGCGAGCGGGAGTGCTTTATATAAAAGATAAAGTATCCCAAGAATGTCACCGTGATTACACGCAACTATTAACCGAAATTCACGGGGAACAACAGATCACCCAATACGCTGAACGGGTGCTGCAACGAAAGCAAATCTGTGAAAGAAAAATGGGTAGTGGAAAAGCGATCGAACAACTGCCTCAAGCAACAAAAGAATTTATTCGAGCCCAGATTACGCCTGCCTGGAAAGAGTTATATACACAGGAATTAGTGGAGGTGAACCGTATCTTTGAACTGGAAGGCGGTGAAAAATTGCTATTTCCTGAACGGTTTCCGGCGCTGGAAGTGGAGGATACAGCGCAATTCAGTAATCTGGATCTCGATTACTACCGGCGCTATGCCAGGGAAGTTATAGCGGTTTCTCAGGCGATGATGGATTACTACAATGGCAGTGGAGAAGAGCAAGTAATTGCGAATCAATTGATTCAACGAGTCATCGCTGCCGATGAAAACTATGCTCCCGCTTATGTGGCTTCGGCCCGCCACCTGTTGGCATCCACCTATAGGATCGGTCGTATCTATCGTGACAATGGCCTCAATCGTGCGAAAGTATTGATAAACAAGGCGTTGGAGCTGGATCCGGATTTGGCGGCCGCCCACTCTCTCTTAGCCTATTGGTCATTACAGAATTTCAGTTTGCAGGAAGCACAGAACGAACTCGATCAAACCCGTGCGCTGGATGCCAACGATCCTTGGGTTGAGGTAAACCAAGCTCGACTTTATGGAAAAAGCTTCCTCAATAAAAGGGCAGAGAGTTATCACCATTTTGAGCTGTCTGCACACAATAAGGCATTGCCGTCGCTGCCGCGTGCGATCGCCTATTCCGAACTGGCAGAATTGGAATGCGAAACAGGTAATGTGAAAACAGCGAAAAAGTATTATGCCGAGATGATTAAGTTGCAGCCCAATATCAGTTGGGGCAGAGGTAATTTAATTTCTCGAATCCTGCTCAATTGCGCTGATCCGGTTTGGGCCGAACGAGCGGGCAAAGAGACCCTGACTCTTTTAAATTACGGTCTCGCCAGACAGCATTATGGTTGGGTGTTATTCACTAAAGCGGCACAATTGCACGCCGAAGGTAAGCTTCAGGAGGCGAGATCGGTTTGGCAACAAGCTCTAACGTTAACCGATAGCTACCAGGAATTTTATATCCGTGCGGCAGCATTTAATGATCACAAGCTATTTTTAGTGATATACCACCAGCTACCACAGTTAGCCAACGTAAAGCGGGAGGCGCGGGCGGATCACGGTAAATCCATGCTGCATCTCGCCATCATGAATCAGCGAACGGCCACTGCTCGATGGTTGATAGATCAACGTATATCCATGGATAGCAAAGATGATCAGGGGTTTAATGCAATGCATTTTGCGGCGCAAACCGGGCAGGTGGAGATCATGCCGTTATTAAAAGCGAACGGCGTTGGTATCAATGTTACCGGCGAACCTTCTGGTATGTCGCCCTTGATGCAAGCTATCGAGTATAAGCAAGATGACGCTGCGCTGTGGCTAATGAAAAATGGAGCCGAAATCAATCATTCGACGACATCCGGTTTGACCGTGCTGGGACACGCTGTGACGGTTGGAAACGTTAAGATAGCTGAAGCATTATTGCAGGCCGGTGCGAACAGAGGTGTGATTATATACGATCAATACACGCTACAGCAGGCCGCCGTCGAATTGAAAGACGACGCCATGCTTGCGATGTTGAAACGGTATCCTGGCACCGGTTAA
- a CDS encoding aldo/keto reductase: MKFSTLGSSGLNVSRVCLGTMTWGTQNTQQDADEQIEYALSRGINFIDTAEMYSIPPNAESYGKTETIIGNWLARNAGKRSDIILASKIAPGLPWVRGGMPLCRQAVIEAVDNSLKRLQTDYIDLYQLHWPNRTSPHFGKHFPNHYRFTDADAEVETVGMLDILEGLNECVAAGKIRHCGLSDDTTWGIATYLKLSQAHNLPRMVSIQNEFNLLHIKDWPYLIEHCAMENIAYLPWSPLAGGMLSGKYLNGARPAGSRWTISQRNGLFRDTVDSSAAIEAYMGVAKKHGITASQLALVWCDRIDGVTSTIIGATTMAQLQEDIDAFDIDFTDSMKQDVLEVIKRYPTPF; encoded by the coding sequence ATGAAATTTTCAACACTAGGAAGTAGTGGGCTCAATGTTTCCCGAGTTTGCCTTGGTACTATGACCTGGGGCACGCAGAACACACAGCAAGACGCAGACGAACAGATAGAGTATGCGCTCAGCCGAGGCATTAATTTTATTGATACGGCCGAGATGTATTCGATTCCCCCCAATGCTGAATCCTATGGCAAAACGGAAACCATCATAGGCAATTGGTTAGCACGCAATGCCGGGAAGCGCAGTGACATCATCCTCGCCAGCAAGATTGCGCCGGGCCTTCCATGGGTGCGAGGTGGAATGCCGTTATGCCGACAAGCGGTTATTGAAGCCGTCGATAACTCCCTGAAAAGATTACAAACAGATTATATTGATCTTTACCAATTGCACTGGCCCAACCGTACCAGCCCGCATTTTGGAAAACACTTTCCCAATCACTATAGGTTCACCGATGCCGACGCCGAAGTTGAAACCGTCGGTATGCTCGATATCCTGGAAGGACTGAATGAATGTGTTGCAGCAGGCAAAATACGTCATTGCGGATTGTCTGATGATACGACCTGGGGCATTGCCACCTATCTGAAGCTGAGCCAAGCGCATAATCTGCCACGCATGGTATCGATTCAAAACGAGTTTAACTTACTGCACATAAAAGATTGGCCTTATCTGATCGAACACTGCGCTATGGAGAATATCGCCTATCTACCCTGGTCACCACTGGCAGGGGGCATGCTTAGCGGTAAATACCTTAACGGAGCCAGGCCAGCAGGGAGTCGTTGGACCATTTCACAGCGCAATGGATTGTTCAGAGACACCGTCGACTCTTCTGCCGCCATCGAAGCTTATATGGGCGTTGCGAAAAAACACGGCATAACGGCCTCGCAACTTGCCCTGGTTTGGTGTGACCGGATTGATGGCGTAACGTCGACGATCATCGGCGCTACTACCATGGCCCAATTACAAGAAGACATTGACGCCTTCGATATTGATTTTACCGACTCAATGAAACAAGACGTACTTGAGGTTATAAAACGATACCCTACTCCGTTCTGA
- a CDS encoding DUF3883 domain-containing protein — MQSFTVEREEELFIEVKTTNRGKYQPFYITDNELAYSLQWNQQYCLYRVYDFKNEARLFRLQGAVEQYVHLQAKNYKASFN, encoded by the coding sequence ATTCAATCGTTTACTGTAGAGCGTGAAGAAGAGCTGTTTATTGAAGTAAAAACTACTAATCGTGGAAAGTACCAACCCTTCTATATTACTGATAACGAACTTGCCTATTCATTGCAATGGAATCAGCAATATTGCCTATATCGTGTTTATGATTTTAAAAATGAAGCACGATTATTCCGCTTACAGGGCGCTGTGGAACAGTATGTTCATTTGCAAGCAAAGAATTATAAGGCGAGCTTTAATTAA
- a CDS encoding 3'-5' exonuclease, with protein sequence MIKPESGGVNGSDPIVREFDTAEEEANFIARCIEKWNNAGCELRDIAIVYRTAKIGVRLAKTLEQAKIPYLLTHDKASKAKYDPLKQRVSLLTMHSSKGLEFHRVIVAGVGEGCNDDDKATEVRLLYIAMTRAMQNLLITSCTNGYFTKQLTAVETNLLNIG encoded by the coding sequence ATGATCAAACCAGAGAGTGGCGGGGTCAACGGTTCCGACCCTATCGTAAGAGAATTTGACACAGCCGAAGAGGAAGCTAACTTCATCGCGCGCTGCATCGAAAAGTGGAACAATGCCGGTTGTGAATTACGGGATATCGCTATCGTTTATCGGACAGCCAAGATCGGAGTTCGTCTCGCGAAAACCCTGGAACAAGCCAAAATCCCCTATTTACTTACACACGACAAGGCCAGCAAAGCAAAATATGACCCGCTAAAGCAACGGGTTTCACTGCTCACCATGCATAGCAGTAAAGGCCTGGAATTTCACCGCGTAATTGTGGCGGGTGTGGGAGAAGGCTGCAACGATGACGATAAGGCAACAGAAGTGAGATTACTGTACATTGCCATGACTCGAGCTATGCAGAATCTACTCATTACCAGCTGCACGAATGGCTATTTTACCAAGCAGCTGACTGCCGTTGAAACCAACTTGCTTAATATAGGTTGA
- a CDS encoding ADP-ribosylglycohydrolase family protein, whose amino-acid sequence MNKEKYRGALLGLACGDAVGTTVEFKARHSFTPVTDMTGGGPFRLNAGEWTDDTSMALCLAHSLLHCNGFDPEDQMNRYCNWYRVGYMSCTGECFDIGSTVRSALHRYLETKHPFSGCTDAHSAGNGSIMRLAPIPMFYVEDVEATLHYAGESSRTTHGAEEAIECARLFAAQLRTALVGGTKDDIFMHHAYQSTLETVQSLAEASYRHFTVQHVVGSGYVVRSLEAALWCFYHSDSFEEAVLRAANLGDDADTTAAIVGQVAGAYYGVEGIPARWVSQLAMKDEIERLADRLYEERFVLSHA is encoded by the coding sequence ATGAATAAGGAAAAATATCGGGGAGCCCTATTGGGACTTGCATGCGGCGATGCTGTAGGCACAACCGTTGAATTTAAAGCGCGGCATTCCTTCACACCCGTCACCGATATGACTGGAGGCGGCCCGTTTCGGTTGAACGCAGGAGAATGGACGGATGACACCTCCATGGCCTTGTGTCTTGCGCACAGCCTGCTGCATTGCAACGGTTTTGATCCCGAAGATCAGATGAATCGATACTGTAATTGGTACCGGGTGGGCTATATGAGCTGTACCGGCGAATGCTTCGATATCGGCAGCACCGTACGCAGCGCGTTACATCGTTATCTGGAAACCAAACACCCTTTCTCTGGCTGTACAGATGCCCACTCGGCGGGTAATGGCAGTATCATGCGCCTGGCGCCTATTCCCATGTTCTATGTTGAAGACGTTGAAGCCACACTCCATTATGCAGGTGAAAGCTCCAGAACCACTCATGGTGCGGAGGAAGCAATCGAGTGCGCCCGCTTATTTGCCGCACAACTGCGCACTGCTCTTGTCGGCGGTACCAAAGACGACATCTTTATGCACCACGCCTACCAATCTACTCTGGAAACGGTACAGAGTCTGGCTGAGGCTTCCTATCGGCATTTTACCGTTCAGCACGTTGTCGGATCAGGCTACGTCGTTCGGTCACTGGAAGCGGCTTTGTGGTGTTTTTATCATTCCGATAGTTTTGAGGAAGCCGTACTGAGGGCTGCTAATCTGGGCGATGATGCTGATACCACCGCTGCCATCGTCGGGCAGGTGGCCGGAGCCTATTACGGAGTGGAGGGCATTCCTGCGCGGTGGGTGAGTCAGTTGGCAATGAAGGATGAAATCGAGCGGTTGGCGGATCGCTTGTATGAGGAAAGATTTGTCCTCTCTCATGCGTAA
- a CDS encoding tetratricopeptide repeat protein — MTKTSDEWMQQLRSLVEQKRWVAVNDQIAYQYALAGENPEATHYKIIAMVHIDEQRASRAFIDLVSARLEYVNNDASYLNMLADACMELEQFSDAIGYLNQLIHTYPENAYLHEKLVTVAEKAGDDALARVARTRFSFYAGKSLLAQREFERSAFYLDHTLHDPDHDVRAPLFIACCYRQLNQTDDALRTLKYYSADSDLYLDALETKLQIAIDEQDIELIRSLSAELAGMDENNISALRATAFVHEWIGETYQSLETYYRILQLYPYDVLATLKVTQLAQQFVNHATTGVVPVTTSQRIKVAKIMLNAGYEEAALQFVGSVASSDPQYLDCLFLQANHLIKQYEFKQALALLEAAFDNHTQNVELISLIAQCLRKLGHYERAIELALKGAELDPDHIMNQFWMAESLYDLLWYGHRELTENETQFTFRFYRFYATQQPRDGQPHQRLATLHYLQGSLREMRPYLDKAKDLGSYNYIVAFLYGFYELRHGSKEEALSYYSDSINLSADTPFFLAHLERAKLFIKEQAFEMAQQDIEVLQNGWPGNQRVRDLVFLLDERVAGESVD; from the coding sequence ATGACTAAAACGTCTGATGAATGGATGCAACAACTGCGATCCCTGGTGGAGCAAAAACGTTGGGTTGCCGTTAATGACCAGATCGCCTATCAGTACGCTCTTGCCGGAGAAAACCCGGAGGCGACTCACTATAAAATTATCGCGATGGTCCACATCGATGAGCAACGGGCCTCCCGAGCTTTTATTGATTTGGTTAGCGCCCGCTTGGAATACGTCAACAACGATGCCAGCTACTTGAATATGCTAGCCGATGCCTGTATGGAGTTAGAACAATTTTCTGACGCTATCGGATATCTGAATCAGCTCATTCATACCTATCCGGAGAATGCATACCTGCATGAAAAACTGGTCACCGTTGCAGAGAAGGCCGGTGACGACGCACTAGCCCGTGTTGCCAGAACGCGATTTTCATTCTATGCCGGAAAATCACTACTGGCGCAACGAGAGTTTGAACGATCGGCTTTCTATCTGGATCATACACTGCATGATCCGGATCATGATGTGCGCGCTCCATTGTTCATTGCCTGTTGCTACCGACAGCTGAATCAAACGGATGATGCTCTGCGGACTCTTAAATACTATTCAGCGGATTCGGATTTGTATCTGGATGCACTGGAAACGAAATTACAAATAGCCATAGACGAGCAGGATATTGAATTAATACGATCTCTTTCTGCTGAACTTGCCGGAATGGACGAGAATAATATCTCAGCCTTGCGTGCGACCGCCTTCGTACATGAATGGATCGGTGAAACCTACCAATCACTTGAGACTTACTATCGGATTCTCCAACTCTATCCTTACGACGTACTGGCCACACTCAAAGTGACACAATTAGCACAACAGTTTGTGAACCACGCAACCACCGGCGTCGTACCAGTCACAACCTCACAACGAATCAAGGTTGCCAAAATCATGCTAAATGCCGGTTACGAAGAAGCGGCTTTACAATTCGTTGGCTCAGTTGCCTCCAGCGACCCGCAATATCTGGACTGCCTGTTCTTGCAGGCAAATCATTTAATCAAACAATATGAATTCAAGCAGGCACTCGCATTATTGGAGGCCGCCTTTGACAACCATACCCAGAACGTGGAACTCATTAGTTTAATCGCGCAATGTCTGCGCAAACTTGGGCATTACGAACGGGCGATCGAACTCGCTTTGAAGGGGGCCGAATTAGATCCAGACCATATTATGAATCAATTCTGGATGGCTGAATCATTGTACGATCTGCTTTGGTACGGCCATCGCGAACTGACAGAAAATGAAACTCAATTTACCTTCCGCTTTTATCGTTTTTATGCCACACAACAACCCCGAGACGGACAGCCACATCAACGTCTTGCAACCCTCCATTATCTTCAGGGTTCCTTAAGAGAGATGCGCCCCTATCTTGATAAAGCCAAGGACCTGGGTTCTTACAACTATATTGTTGCGTTTCTCTATGGTTTCTATGAGCTACGCCACGGCAGCAAGGAAGAGGCTCTGAGTTACTATTCAGATTCCATCAACTTGAGTGCGGACACGCCTTTTTTTCTGGCGCATCTGGAGCGCGCCAAACTTTTCATCAAGGAGCAGGCATTTGAAATGGCTCAGCAGGATATCGAAGTGTTGCAGAATGGCTGGCCAGGTAATCAGCGGGTTCGTGATCTTGTGTTTTTGTTGGATGAGAGAGTAGCGGGGGAGTCAGTTGACTAA
- a CDS encoding DUF1266 domain-containing protein: protein MTRQDTDYNPQGHTDEQLWALALSAIITQKNGACHDRLSYGDPQLYNKLLQSWWDISDADSYRESVAWLRTDGHRVIYNDIYCRLSVTTYPEWQQRHQWLEKNDAGQALRESLVWHYRFILGNQSIIAWDLGRVILLARMAVTCGHITEQEAWDTILADAKEAKKLFCNWYQFAHSYLIGRQFAMKNLDDAQGEEHLLAAHHLLTHPQSPWLRHPFRSPSLSENETIPTNVAH from the coding sequence ATGACCCGACAGGACACGGACTACAACCCCCAAGGACACACCGACGAACAGCTTTGGGCATTGGCCCTGAGCGCCATCATCACGCAAAAGAACGGCGCTTGCCATGACCGCCTTAGCTACGGAGACCCCCAGCTGTATAACAAATTATTGCAAAGCTGGTGGGACATAAGTGACGCAGACTCCTATCGGGAAAGTGTCGCTTGGCTCAGAACAGACGGTCATCGCGTGATTTACAATGACATCTACTGCCGACTCTCTGTTACCACGTATCCTGAATGGCAGCAGCGCCATCAATGGCTCGAAAAAAATGACGCGGGTCAGGCTCTGCGGGAGTCGTTGGTCTGGCACTACCGGTTTATTCTGGGTAATCAATCCATTATTGCCTGGGATCTGGGCCGCGTTATCTTACTTGCCAGAATGGCGGTCACTTGCGGCCACATCACTGAGCAGGAAGCATGGGATACCATTCTTGCCGATGCCAAAGAGGCAAAAAAGCTGTTCTGCAATTGGTATCAGTTTGCTCATAGCTATTTGATAGGCCGCCAATTCGCAATGAAAAACCTCGACGATGCCCAGGGCGAAGAACACCTTCTGGCTGCCCACCACTTACTCACCCATCCGCAAAGCCCCTGGCTTCGGCATCCATTTCGGTCGCCATCGTTATCTGAAAATGAAACCATACCCACGAATGTGGCCCACTGA
- a CDS encoding response regulator: MNRNSKIRFNIMMIAVIGGLAFLVYLTVNVFLAMVNGKRLDELQHRHYPIIEEIRQVKQELASLREGYAATIGLGDRMLLEEMGQIESTVRQRLKHIQELENKPDSLLPQTQLQFEQYAQVILRLANHVIDDPGKLDGSQDSIHHVLKLYESLLAQINQLQQERQTAYGALLRTTNEAVNQANLWGAVLGVLVILILVILAWTVSRKVLLEINESDRLKHEFLATISHELRTPMNGIIGAQSLLRETELDEHQQSWLEVATSSSNGMIRVIDDLLQYSEVSATEGLPVLNEMRLRSVIEKVLESYRLDFMDKNLYLNFRADPILDALIISNDNKIRFVLRQLLSNALKFTERGGVELSVRQIDHSGSGASFGWADTRWVRIRVCDSGPGIPDQQLGKIIKPFTQLDGTFSRRHQGMGIGLATCSAIARLLGGAIDLQNRDSSGLQVDFEFPVRVLQESVAKPTVAPLARKQADASNEASQIVMIVEDNETSLTVIKAFLKKLGLNSVSAKDGLEALDLLKTRPVDLILMDCQMPVMDGFEATRAIRKMPAPLCDTCIIALTANASAMDKQYCLDIGMSDFLAKPVALKELRTMIQVHLFRGV; this comes from the coding sequence ATGAATCGAAATTCCAAAATCCGCTTTAATATAATGATGATCGCCGTAATCGGTGGCCTGGCATTTCTGGTCTATCTCACAGTGAATGTGTTTTTAGCCATGGTCAATGGTAAGCGCCTGGACGAATTGCAGCATCGTCATTACCCCATTATTGAAGAGATACGCCAGGTAAAACAAGAGCTGGCTTCGCTGCGGGAAGGTTATGCTGCCACCATTGGCTTGGGTGACCGTATGTTATTGGAAGAAATGGGGCAAATCGAAAGTACCGTACGGCAGCGGCTGAAACACATACAGGAGCTGGAAAACAAGCCGGATTCCCTGCTGCCGCAGACACAGTTGCAGTTCGAACAATACGCCCAGGTCATTTTACGCTTAGCCAATCATGTGATAGACGATCCCGGTAAGCTGGATGGCAGTCAGGATTCCATTCACCACGTGTTAAAGCTCTACGAATCTCTGCTTGCCCAGATCAATCAGTTGCAGCAAGAGCGGCAAACCGCCTACGGTGCGTTACTCAGAACCACCAATGAAGCGGTGAACCAGGCTAATTTATGGGGTGCGGTGCTGGGGGTTCTGGTGATCCTGATTCTGGTGATTTTGGCCTGGACTGTGTCACGCAAGGTGTTGCTTGAAATCAACGAAAGCGATCGCTTGAAACATGAGTTTCTGGCCACTATTTCCCATGAATTGAGAACGCCCATGAATGGCATTATCGGCGCGCAGAGTTTGCTGCGGGAAACGGAGCTGGACGAGCATCAGCAATCCTGGCTTGAAGTCGCCACCAGTTCTTCCAACGGTATGATCCGCGTTATCGATGATTTGTTGCAGTACAGCGAAGTGAGTGCGACTGAGGGTCTGCCGGTGCTGAACGAAATGCGCTTGCGTTCTGTGATTGAAAAAGTACTGGAATCCTATCGTCTGGATTTTATGGACAAGAATCTGTACCTGAACTTTAGGGCCGACCCGATACTGGATGCGTTGATAATCAGTAACGACAATAAAATACGGTTTGTGTTACGGCAGCTATTATCCAATGCACTGAAGTTTACCGAGCGTGGCGGTGTCGAATTGTCTGTTCGCCAAATTGACCACTCAGGCAGCGGTGCTTCGTTTGGTTGGGCAGATACGAGATGGGTCCGAATTCGTGTTTGCGATTCCGGGCCCGGTATCCCGGATCAGCAGTTGGGGAAGATTATTAAACCGTTTACTCAGCTGGATGGCACCTTTTCGCGTCGGCATCAGGGCATGGGGATCGGCTTGGCAACGTGCTCTGCTATTGCACGTTTGCTGGGGGGCGCAATCGATTTGCAGAACCGCGATAGTAGCGGGTTACAGGTTGATTTTGAATTTCCTGTCAGGGTGCTGCAGGAGTCGGTTGCGAAACCGACGGTGGCACCACTGGCCAGGAAGCAGGCTGATGCCAGTAATGAGGCCAGCCAAATCGTCATGATCGTTGAGGATAACGAGACCAGCCTTACGGTGATTAAGGCCTTTTTGAAGAAACTGGGTTTGAATTCGGTTAGCGCAAAAGACGGACTGGAAGCCCTGGATTTGCTGAAAACGCGTCCGGTGGACCTGATTTTGATGGATTGCCAGATGCCGGTCATGGATGGCTTTGAGGCCACTCGGGCCATTCGCAAAATGCCGGCTCCGTTGTGCGATACCTGCATCATTGCCCTTACTGCAAACGCCTCCGCCATGGACAAGCAGTATTGCCTGGACATTGGAATGAGCGACTTCCTGGCGAAGCCGGTGGCGCTAAAAGAGTTAAGGACCATGATTCAGGTGCATCTTTTTCGGGGGGTATAG